GCACCGACTGGCTGCAGGGCCTGGGACTGACCCAGCCGGAGGGTGCCACCGGGCAGGACACCTTCTTCTTCCAGCAGCTGCTCTTCCACGCGCGCGCCTACGTCCCGGTCGATCGACCGGTCTATGTCTACTACGGCGCGGTGGACACCTCGATCGTCAACGTGGTGACTCCCGGCTACTTCCGCAAGTACCTGATTCTGGAGGCCGCGCGATCCGCCTGGCTCAAGGAGGAAGGGCTGCTGCAGGACTATATGGACACCCGCTTCGAGCACTTCTTCGTCACCTGGTACCTGTGGAAGTACTCGCGCGTGCCCACAGCCCAGCGGGAAGAGGCTGCCGAGGTGCTGCGGGAGATCGCAGCGTTCTACGTCGGTGATCCGGGCCAGTACCCGTGGCGCACTCCGGAGGCGCTGCAGTTCTTCGGTCGGCGCCGGCTGCCATCAGCCCGGAAGCTGAGACCGGCGGCGGGGCGGCTCAAGCGCCGTGCGCGCGGGGCCGCCACCCTGCAGCTGGCCCAGCTCAAGCGCACACGCTGGGGCCGGGGCGCGGGCGCCGTGTATCGCCGCACGCTGAAGCCGAAGTCCGCTGATCAGGTGAGCGCACTGCGAGAGGTGGCCGCCGAGGTCGAGCGGGTGCACCGGCGCGCGACGGAGCAGTGGGGCATCACGGCGGCGGAGACGGCCTACACGCTGGCCGTTCAGCGGCCGTATTCCTCGTAGCGTCGTCCGGCCGCTGCCTGGAGCATGCCCAGACCCTCCCGGTGATAGATGCTGTCCACATACCGCACGGGTGCCCGCTTCATGCGCCGCGCCGCGGTGCGCGCGAGACCGTAGCCCATGCGGCCGAGACCCTCGGCGGCGATCCGGGCCCGCAGCCGCAGCCCGGGATGATCCCGGTCCGCGCGACGGATCAGCTTCGTCGCCCGGACGTGCCCGGCCCGAAGTCCGCGCTGGCGCATCCAGGCGGGGCTCAGGCGCTCGGCCGGCACATCTTCGACGACGACTGCCTCGGCGCACCACCAGGACCGTGCGCCCGCTGCCTGCATCCGCCCGAAGAGATCCGAATCTTCGCCTCCGATGAAGCTGAAGGCCTCGTCGAAGCGGAAGCCCGCCTCGCGGAACCAGGCAGCTCGGACCAGCACATTGTTGGTCGCGGGACGGTAGCTCCAGGGTCCGGTGGGGAAATCGGTGCGCCGGATGAAACCGGACTCCTGCAGCCAGGTCGGCGGATCGTCGCCGAAATGTGAGATGACCGGCCCCGAGACGGTGTCCGCCCTGGACTCGTTCGCGCAGTCGATCAGCGTGGCCAGCCAGTTCGCGGCGGCTCGTTCGTCGTCGTCGAGGAACAGCACCGCCTCGGCCTCTGC
The nucleotide sequence above comes from Nesterenkonia halotolerans. Encoded proteins:
- a CDS encoding glycosyltransferase family 2 protein produces the protein MITAANAYVCVCTFRRPEPLAQLLSSLRAQEHVALPNLILVDNSPEAEAQAQVKDQYPEARYVHEPRPGIAAARNAALEAVPAEAEAVLFLDDDERAAANWLATLIDCANESRADTVSGPVISHFGDDPPTWLQESGFIRRTDFPTGPWSYRPATNNVLVRAAWFREAGFRFDEAFSFIGGEDSDLFGRMQAAGARSWWCAEAVVVEDVPAERLSPAWMRQRGLRAGHVRATKLIRRADRDHPGLRLRARIAAEGLGRMGYGLARTAARRMKRAPVRYVDSIYHREGLGMLQAAAGRRYEEYGR